In Tribolium castaneum strain GA2 chromosome 4, icTriCast1.1, whole genome shotgun sequence, one DNA window encodes the following:
- the LOC657239 gene encoding aminopeptidase N translates to MTHAREDFAVMEATVTTFGKQRFVAVSKALALFIFILFVGCIIGTALLVYHLSSCQPISKFEETTLIVYDKHSDLEVTTTSEEVVTESVSTTTEEIKTEELDVRLPRSVKPHSYAIRLIPFIVEGNFTFHGEVTILINVTVTTFNVTLHADDLAIDRVNVYDFNNEILSIRQVTNETRRQFLIIHMNEPLKSGHQYYVSISFKGVLNDLLQGFYRSSYSVNNELRWIATTQFQATDARKAFPCFDEPALKARFQISLARLKNMTSISNMPKIGSPEPVKNLPDYFWDHYEESLPMSTYLIAFVISDFDCLKNGSFSVWARPSALSQTKYSLQIGPQILQFYENFFGIKYPLPKIDMIGLPDFSAGAMENWGLITYRESVLLYEEKVSSKASLQRIAHVIAHELAHQWFGNLVTPVWWSDLWLNEGFATYVECLGANAVNPHLKELDQFVINELHGALVLDALRTSHQISIKVNNPDEINDIFDRISYSKGASILRMMQHFLSMRVFQKGLNRYLKSRMYSNAEQDDLWHTLTLQSHEDKVLDQNVTIKEIMDTWTLQTGFPLVTAYRNYENDSITFTQERFLVNDDDQRSKSVLWWIPITYTNPKNVLRSNWMRNEQILTIHELKQPKNHWLLVNVNQTGYYRVNYDSRNWNLIVQQLLKKNGHLVFDPKNRAQLLDDALHLASVGYLDYNIALNVTKYLKQEREYVPWKAALTSLDYLYQMFVRTAHFDKYKKYLLDLLNDFYHELGFNESENDQHLTSYNRLEINSRACRLGVRDCIINAVQQFESWRNSPDPDKRNLISENLREIVYCTAISVGGQEEWDFAWKRYLNANVENEKETLLMALGCSKEIWILSRFLEWSITENSGIRKHDSARVFAAVTSNPIGQQLAYRFLKTHWNRLRTYLGASSMSLSSIVRSCTTKFNSQIEVDDFKMFVDARENEFSVALRTARQSIEQGEANAKWMMRHSEKIVKWLSVNVYKVLDQNVTIKKIMNTWILQTGFPLVTAYRNYENDSVTFTQERFLVNDDDQSSKLVLWWIPIAYTNPKNVLHSTWMRNEQILTIHELKQPKNHWLLVNVNQTGYYRVNYDPRNWNLIVQQLLKKNGHLVFDPKNRAQLLDDALHLASVGYLDYNIALNVTKYLKQEREYVPWKAALTSLDYLYQMFVRTAHFDKYKKYLLDLLNDFYHELGFNESENDQHLTSYNRLEINSRACRLGVRDCIINAVQQFESWRNSPDPDKRNLISENLREIVYCTAISVGGQEEWDFAWKRYLNANVENEKETLLMALGCSKEIWILSRFLEWSITENSGIRKHDSARVFAAVTSNPIGQQLAYRFLKTHWNRLRTYLGASSMSLSSIVRSCTTKFNSQIEVDDFKMFVDARENEFGVALRTARQSIEQGEANAKWMMRHSEKIVKWLSVNV, encoded by the exons aTGACCCATGCTCGCGAAGATTTTGCCGTAATGGAAGCAACAGTTACAACGTTCGGCAAGCAGAGATTTGTCGCCGTTTCCAAAGCTCTAGcgctttttattttcattcttttCGTGGGATGTATCATCGGGACGGCGCTTTTAGTCTATCACTTATCGTCATGTCAGCCGATTTCCAAGTTTGAAGAAACCACTTTGATAGTCTACGACAAGCACTCGGACTTGGAAGTTACAACGACGAGTGAAGAAGTCGTAACGGAATCAGTGTCCACCACAACTGAAGAAATAAAGACTGAAGAATTGGACGTGAGACTACCTAGATCGGTCAAACCGCATTCTTACGCCATCAGACTCATCCCTTTTATCGTCGAAGGAAACTTCACATTCCACGGAGAAGTTACAATTCTCATCAATGTAACTGTTACTACTTTTAATGTCACGTTACACGCCGATGATTTGGCCATAGATCGCGTCAACGTCTACGACTTTAATAACGAAATACTTTCAATTAGGCAAGTCACTAATGAGACTCGTCGTCAGTTCTTGATTATCCACATGAACGAACCGCTGAAATCCGGTCACCAGTATTATGTCAGTATTAGTTTTAAGGGAGTTTTGAACGATCTACTCCAAGGCTTTTACCGAAGCTCTTACAGTGTTAATAACGAACTCAG GTGGATTGCCACAACCCAGTTTCAAGCAACAGATGCGCGTAAAGCTTTCCCGTGCTTCGATGAACCAGCTTTGAAAGCTCGATTTCAAATCAGTCTCGCTAGACTCAAAAACATGACTTCGATCTCAAACATGCCCAAAATTGGAAGTCCAGAACCTGT CAAAAACCTCCCTGATTATTTTTGGGACCATTACGAAGAAAGCCTTCCAATGTCCACCTACTTGATTGCTTTCGTAATCTCCGACTTCGACTGTCTCAAAAACGGGAGTTTCTCGGTCTGGGCCCGCCCCAGTGCGCTTTCACAAACCAAATACAGTCTCCAGATAGGTCCCCAAATTTTACAATTCTACGAAAACTTCTTCGGCATTAAATACCCTCTCCCAAAAATCGACATGATCGGTCTCCCCGACTTTTCCGCAGGGGCTATGGAAAATTGGGGTTTGATCACGTACCGGGAGTCGGTTTTGCTGTACGAAGAGAAGGTTTCAAGTAAAGCGAGTTTGCAAAGGATTGCTCATGTGATAGCGCATGAATTGGCGCATCAGTGGTTTGGTAATTTGGTGACTCCCGTTTGGTGGTCGGATCTGTGGTTGAACGAAGGGTTTGCGACTTATGTGGAGTGTTTGGGGGCCAATGCG GTCAATCCGCATTTGAAAGAGTTGGACCAATTTGTGATTAATGAGCTTCACGGGGCTTTGGTTTTGGACGCTTTGAGGACTTCGCACCAAATATCGATCAAAGTGAATAATCCGGACGAGATCAACGATATTTTTGACCGAATCTCGTACTCCAAAGGTGCTTCAATTTTGCGAATGATGCAACATTTCCTATCAATGCGAGTGTTCCAAAAAGGCTTGAACAGGTATTTGAAAAGCCGGATGTATAGTAATGCGGAACAGGACGACTTGTGGCACACCCTGACTTTGCAAAGTCACGAAGATAAAGTTCTTGACCAAAACGTAACAATTAAGGAGATTATGGACACTTGGACACTACAAACTGGTTTTCCGCTAGTCACAGCTTACAGGAACTACGAAAATGATTCAATCACTTTCACCCAAGAACGTTTCCTAGTTAATGACGATGACCAAAGGTCAAAGTCGGTTTTGTGGTGGATACCAATCACTTACACCAACCCCAAAAACGTTCTCCGTTCAAATTGGATGCGTAACGAACAGATTTTGACAATCCATGAGTTAAAGCAACCGAAGAACCATTGGTTACTTGTCAATGTTAACCAAACGGGTTACTACAGAGTGAATTACGATTCAAGAAACTGGAATTTGATTGTGCAACAACTGTTGAAGAAGAACGGCCATTTGGTCTTTGACCCCAAAAACCGGGCCCAACTTCTGGATGATGCTCTTCATCTCGCGTCGGTTGGTTACCTCGACTATAACATTGCTCTAAATGTTACCAAATATTTGAAACAAGAACGGGAATACGTCCCGTGGAAAGCTGCTCTGACTAGTTTGGACTACTTGTACCAAATGTTTGTACGAACGGCTCATTTCGACAAGTATAAA AAATACCTTCTCGACTTACTGAACGATTTTTACCACGAGCTGGGTTTCAACGAAAGCGAAAACGACCAACATTTGACTTCATACAATCGTTTAGAAATCAATAGTCGGGCTTGCAGATTAGGGGTCCGTGATTGTATTATCAACGCGGTTCAACAGTTTGAATCCTGGAGGAACTCTCCAGACCCTGACAAACGCAACTT GATATCGGAAAATCTGCGCGAAATTGTATACTGCACTGCTATCAGTGTCGGAGGCCAGGAAGAGTGGGATTTTGCGTGGAAGCGCTACCTGAACGCCAACGTTGAAAACGAGAAAGAAACTCTTCTGATGGCTCTCGGTTGTTCAAAAGAAATTTGGATTTTGAGTCGATTTCTTGAATGGTCTATTACTGAAAATTCGGGGATTCGGAAACACGACTCAGCTCGTGTTTTTGCCGCTGTTACAAGTAACCCAATTGGGCAACAACTGGCTTACAGGTTCCTAAAAACGCACTGGAATCGTCTGAGGACTTA TCTTGGGGCGTCTTCCATGTCATTGAGTAGCATAGTCAGGAGTTGCACGACCAAGTTCAACAGCCAGATTGAAGTTGATGAT tttaaaaTGTTTGTTGATGCGCGGGAAAATGAGTTTAGTGTTGCTTTAAGAACAGCAAGACAGTCGATAGAGCAAGGAGAAGCGAATGCAAAGTGGATGATGAGACATTCGGAGAAGATTGTTAAGTGGCTAAGTGTTAACGTCT ATAAAGTTCTTGATCAAAACGTAACAATTAAGAAGATTATGAATACTTGGATACTACAAACTGGTTTTCCGCTAGTCACAgcttacagaaactacgaaaATGATTCAGTCACTTTCACCCAAGAACGTTTCCTAGTTAATGACGATGACCAAAGctcaaaattggttttgtgGTGGATACCAATCGCTTACACCAACCCCAAAAACGTTCTCCATTCAACTTGGATGCGTAACGAACAGATTTTGACAATCCATGAGTTAAAGCAACCGAAGAACCATTGGTTACTTGTCAATGTTAACCAAACGGGTTACTACAGAGTGAATTATGATCCAAGAAACTGGAATTTGATTGTGCAACAACTGTTGAAGAAGAACGGCCATTTGGTCTTTGACCCCAAAAACCGGGCCCAACTTCTGGATGATGCTCTTCATCTCGCGTCGGTTGGTTACCTCGACTATAACATTGCTCTAAATGTTACCAAATATCTGAAACAAGAACGGGAATACGTCCCGTGGAAAGCTGCCCTGACTAGTTTGGACTACTTGTACCAAATGTTTGTACGAACGGCTCATTTCGACAAGTATAAA AAATACCTTCTCGACTTACTGAACGATTTTTACCACGAGCTGGGTTTCAACGAAAGCGAAAACGACCAACATTTGACTTCATACAATCGTTTAGAAATCAATAGTCGCGCTTGCAGATTAGGGGTCCGTGATTGTATTATCAACGCAGTTCAGCAGTTTGAATCCTGGAGGAACTCCCCAGACCCTGACAAACGCAACTT GATATCGGAAAATCTGCGCGAAATTGTATACTGCACTGCTATCAGTGTCGGAGGCCAGGAAGAGTGGGATTTTGCGTGGAAGCGCTACCTGAACGCCAACGTTGAAAACGAGAAAGAAACTCTTCTGATGGCTCTCGGTTGTTCAAAAGAAATTTGGATTTTGAGCCGATTTCTCGAATGGTCCATTACTGAAAATTCGGGGATTCGGAAACACGACTCAGCTCGTGTTTTTGCCGCTGTTACAAGTAACCCAATTGGGCAACAACTGGCTTACAGGTTCCTAAAAACGCACTGGAATCGACTGAGGACTTA TCTTGGAGCGTCTTCCATGTCATTGAGTAGCATAGTCAGGAGTTGCACGACCAAGTTCAACAGCCAGATTGAAGTTGATGAT tttaaaaTGTTTGTTGATGCGCGGGAAAATGAGTTTGGTGTTGCTTTAAGAACAGCAAGACAGTCGATAGAGCAAGGTGAAGCGAATGCAAAGTGGATGATGAGACATTCGGAGAAGATTGTTAAGTGGCTAAGTGTTAACGTCTAA
- the Vha100-2 gene encoding V-type proton ATPase 116 kDa subunit a 1, translating into MGDMFRSEQMVLAQLFIQPEAAYFAISELGESGIVQFRDLNENVNVFQRKFVNEVRRCDEMERKLRYIEAEVKKDNVAIPDQSELPKAPNPREIIDLEAHLEKTEGDIKELSESAVNLKSNYLELIELKQVLEKTQAFFNEQDEANGLDSAHKALINDESHNVSIRGRLGFVAGVINRERVPGFERMLWRISRGNVFLRQVEIEKPLEDPATGNQLYKTVFVAFFQGEQLKTRIKKVCAGYHASLYACPSSLQERNEMLKGVCTRLEDLNLVLNQTQDHRQRVLVSVAKELQNWSVMVSKMKAIYHTLNFFNMDVTKKCLIGECWVSSKDIPIVQKALSDGSSACGSSIPSFLNVINTNEDPPTFNRTNKFTRGFQNLIDSYGVASYREANPALYTIITFPFLFAVMFGDVGHAMIMALFGGYLVISEKKIMAKRSNNEIFNIFFAGRYIILLMGLFSMYTGFVYNDIFSKSMNLFGSSWFVQFNKEQALELDERDLDPRYDYTGTPYFIGMDPAWQLAKNKIIFLNSYKMKLSIIFGVVHMIFGVCVSVVNFVHFRKYSSIFLEFLPQILLLCFLFLWMVVMMFMKWIIYSADLGKPVELGTSCAPNVLIYFINMMLFKATESPEGCKDYMFEGQQTVQQILVFLSLACIPVLLLGKPLYIKCTRKSKPHVRSNGDVNQGMELGEYPEAQQNAAATSHEDEEEEEPMSEIFIHQAIHTIEYVLSTISHTASYLRLWALSLAHAQLSEVLWSMLFRMGLTNSSYVGAITAFVFFAAWAAFTIAILVTMEGLSAFLHTLRLHWVEFMSKFYAGLGYPFQPFSFKAILEEENAPEE; encoded by the exons ATGGGGGACATGTTCCGCAGTGAGCAAATGGTACTTGCTCAGCTCTTCATCCAACCTGAGGCTGCATATTTCGCCATATCGGAGCTCGGAGAATCCGGAATCGTTCAATTCCGAGAC TTGAATGAAAACGTGAACGTGTTCCAACGAAAATTCGTAAACGAGGTCCGAAGATGCGACGAAATGGAGCGCAAGCTGCGCTACATCGAGGCCGAGGTGAAGAAAGACAATGTGGCGATTCCCGACCAGTCTGAGCTCCCCAAAGCTCCAAATCCCAGGGAGATTATTGATCTGGAAGCCCACCTTGAGAAAACCGAAGGCGATATCAAGGAGTTGTCCGAAAGCGCGGTTAACCTGAAGTCCAATTATCTGGAGCTGATCGAGTTGAAGCAAGTGCTTGAGAAAACTCAAGCTTTCTTCAACGAGCAAGACGAAGCCAACGGTTTAGATTCGGCCCACAAGGCTTTGATCAATGACGAAAGTCACAATGTGTCCATTAGGGGCCGTTTGGGGTTCGTTGCGGGGGTTATCAACCGGGAGCGAGTGCCAGGTTTCGAGAGAATGCTCTGGAGGATATCCAGAGGGAACGTTTTTTTGAGACAGGTCGAGATTGAAAAACCGCTCGAAGATCCGGCCACG GGGAATCAACTGTACAAAACCGTTTTCGTTGCGTTTTTCCAAGGCGAGCAGTTGAAAACAAGGATTAAGAAAGTTTGTGCTGGATATCACGCCTCGCTTTATGCGTGTCCAAGCTCGCTTCAAGAACGCAACGAGATGCTTAAAGGTGTCTGCACGAGGTTGGAAGATTTGAATTTGGTTCTAAACCAAACGCAAGACCACCGGCAAAGAGTGCTAGTGAGTGTGGCCAAGGAATTGCAAAATTGGAGCGTGATGGTTAGCAAAATGAAGGCGATTTATCACACTTTGAATTTCTTTAATATGGACGTGACGAAAAAATGCTTGATTGGGGAGTGTTGGGTCAGCAGTAAAGACATTCCAATCGTACAGAAGGCCCTGTCGGATGGTTCC AGTGCTTGCGGCAGCTCCATTCCGTCATTTTTGAACGTGATTAACACCAATGAGGATCCTCCGACGTTCAATAGAACGAATAAATTCACCAGAGGGTTCCAGAATCTGATTGATTCGTACGGAGTTGCATCGTATCGTGAAGCTAACCCTG CCCTTTATACCATCATCACTTTCCCGTTTCTGTTCGCTGTGATGTTCGGTGACGTTGGACACGCAATGATCATGGCCCTATTTGGCGGTTATTTGGTAATTTCCGAGAAGAAAATCATGGCCAAGCGTAGTaataacgaaattttcaacattttctTCGCCGGGAGATACATCATTCTCCTCATGGGTCTCTTCTCAATGTACACCGGTTTTGTCTACAACGACATTTTCTCAAAGTCCATGAACTTGTTCGGGTCCAGTTGGTTTGTCCAATTCAACAAAGAACAAGCCTTGGAGTTGGATGAACGCGATCTGGACCCCCGATATGATTACACTGGGACCCCCTATTTCATCGGCATGGACCCCGCGTGGCAATTGGCCAAAAACAAGATCATTTTCCTAAATTCGTACAAAATGAAACTGTCTATTATTTTCGGGGTCGTTCATATGATTTTCGGCGTGTGCGTCAGCGTGGTTAATTTCGT CCATTTCAGGAAATACTCAAGCATCTTCCTGGAATTCCTCCCACAGATCCTCCTGCTGTGTTTCCTCTTCTTGTGGATGGTGGTGATGATGTTCATGAAATGGATTATCTATTCGGCTGATTTGGGCAAAC CTGTTGAGTTGGGTACTTCGTGCGCACCCAATGTTCTCATCTACTTCATCAACATGATGCTGTTCAAAGCGACGGAGTCGCCGGAAGGTTGCAAGGATTACATGTTTGAGGGCCAACAGACCGTGCAACAAATCTTAGTTTTCTTGTCATTGGCGTGTATCCCGGTGCTGTTGCTCGGAAAGCCGCTTTATATCAAATGCACGAGGAAAAGTAAGCCTCATGTGCGAAGTAACGGCGATGTTAACCAAGGAATGGAGTTGGGGGAATACCCCGAAGCGCAGCAAAACGCAGCTGCGACGTCGCACGAAGACGAGGAGGAGGAGGAACCGATGAGTGAGATTTTCATCCATCAGGCAATTCACACAATTGAGTACGTTTTGAGTACTATTTCGCACACTGCGTCCTATTTGCGGTTGTGGGCCTTGTCGTTAGCTCACGCGC AACTTTCTGAAGTATTGTGGAGCATGTTGTTCAGGATGGGCTTGACAAATAGCTCGTATGTTGGGGCGATTACGGCCTTTGTGTTTTTCGCAGCGTGGGCGGCTTTTACGATAGCCATTTTAGTCACAATGGAAGGGTTATCAGCGTTTTTGCACACTTTGCGTTTGCATTG GGTCGAATTTATGAGTAAGTTTTATGCCGGGTTGGGATATCCGTTCCAACCATTCAGTTTTAAAGCAATCCTCGAGGAAGAAAATGCGCCAGAGGAATAa
- the LOC657162 gene encoding 1,5-anhydro-D-fructose reductase, protein MSRRLNNGYCIPLIGLGIHKLVHAEEIRQVVKLAIDAGYRHFDCAWIYGTEAAVAKAIHEKIKEGVITREDVYITTKVWNNYHQRKDVVEKLRESLQEMKLCYVDLYLIHWPLGFKVSANSLPLNEGHSAYSDVDYVETWRGMEDCVYLGYTRSIGLANFNSEQINRILKNANIIPTVNHIEVHPRLNQKKMIQFCAQRNILVTGYCPLGINEMSGVPNFPEPTICDEKIDEIARKHHKTAAQVVLNYLISLGICVVTRCSNQFRIREHIDIFDFQLDPQDVEYLDSCNRNQRICAFSAFVDHKYYPFRLEF, encoded by the exons ATGTCTCGAAGACTCAACAACGGCTACTGCATCCCTTTGATTGGGCTAGGAATCCACAAA CTTGTTCACGCTGAGGAAATCCGCCAAGTGGTCAAACTGGCAATCGACGCCGGTTATCGCCACTTTGACTGTGCCTGGATTTACGGAACTGAAGCCGCAGTTGCCAAAGCAATCcacgaaaaaatcaaagaaggTGTAATCACACGTGAAGACGTCTACATAACCACCAAAGTTTGGAATAACTACCACCAGCGCAAGGATGTGGTGGAGAAACTGCGTGAGTCGTTGCAGGAAATGAAACTTTGTTACGTCGATCTGTATCTGATTCATTGGCCGCTTGGGTTTAAG gtCAGTGCGAATTCTTTGCCCCTGAATGAAGGGCACAGTGCGTACAGTGACGTCGATTACGTGGAAACCTGGCGCGGAATGGAAGATTGTGTCTACCTGGGTTACACAAGAAGCATCGGTTTGGCAAACTTTAACAGTGAACAAATTAACAGAATCCTCAAAAACGCCAATATCATACCAACAGTGAACCACATCGAAGTCCACCCGCGTCTCAACCAGAAGAAAATGATCCAGTTTTGCGCCCAACGCAACATTTTAGTTACAGGATACTGTCCTTTAGGGATTAACGAAATGAGTGGCGTCCCGAATTTCCCAGAACCTACGATTTGTGACGAGAAAATTGACGAAATTGCACGCAAGCACCACAAAACCGCTGCTCAAGTCGTTCTAAATTATTTG ATTTCGTTAGGTATTTGTGTGGTCACGCGTTGCAGTAACCAGTTCAGAATTAGGGAACATATTGACATTTTTGACTTTCAACTAGACCCCCAAGATGTGGAATATTTGGATTCGTGCAACCGGAATCAGAGGATTTGCGCATTTTCGGCTTTCGTCGACCACAAATATTACCCGTTTCGCTTggagttttaa
- the LOC657077 gene encoding aldo-keto reductase family 1 member B1, whose translation MSKTLKLNNGLEIPVVGLGTYKSGKGEVKRAVSDAIDAGYRHFDCAWFYGNEDEVGVALNEKIKQGVVKREDLFVTSKLWNNFHARDKVVPMCKETLSSLKLSYIDLYLVHWPFGFKESASLWPINEGEAAFSDIDYLETWQGMEECVRLGLTKSIGVSNFNEEQIERLIKNCKIKPVVNQVEVNPNLNQKKLIDFCKKHDIVVTGYCPLGRSEYAGTPGFPEPTIFDPKVIEMGKKYKKTPAQIVLNYLVSLGISVVPKSVTKSRIIENIDIFDFKLDAGDVAYLDSCNKNQRVCPLSEFSAHKYYSF comes from the exons ATGAGTAAAACCCTAAAGCTCAACAACGGCCTTGAGATTCCGGTTGTGGGTCTGGGGACATACAAG tcGGGAAAAGGTGAAGTAAAAAGGGCCGTTTCAGACGCCATAGACGCCGGTTATCGTCACTTTGACTGTGCTTGGTTTTACGGCAATGAGGACGAAGTTGGGGTTGCGctcaatgaaaaaattaaacaagggGTTGTTAAACGGGAAGATTTATTCGTAACGAGCAAA CTATGGAACAATTTCCATGCGAGGGACAAGGTGGTTCCCATGTGCAAGGAAACTTTGAGCAGTTTGAAACTGTCCTACATCGATTTATATCTCGTGCATTGGCCATTTGGATTCAag gAAAGTGCGTCTTTGTGGCCAATAAACGAAGGCGAAGCCGCTTTCAGCGACATTGACTATCTCGAAACCTGGCAAGGGATGGAAGAATGCGTCCGTCTGGGTCTCACAAAAAGCATCGGAGTGTCCAACTTCAACGAGGAACAAATCGAGCGTCtcatcaaaaattgtaaaatcaaGCCCGTTGTCAACCAAGTCGAAGTCAACCCGAATTTAAACCAGAAAAAATTGAtcgatttttgcaaaaaacacgACATTGTCGTTACCGGTTACTGTCCTTTGGGGCGTAGCGAATATGCCGGAACCCCGGGATTCCCCGAACCTACAATCTTCGACCCGAAAGTCATCGAAATGGGCAAGAAATACAAGAAAACGCCGGCACAAATCGTCTTAAATTACTTG GTTTCTTTGGGGATAAGTGTGGTCCCGAAATCCGTCACGAAATCCAGAATTATCGAAAATATCGATATTTTCGATTTCAAGTTGGATGCGGGTGACGTCGCCTACTTGGATTCGTGCAATAAGAATCAAAGAGTGTGTCCTTTGAGCGAGTTTTCGGCGCACAaatattatagtttttga